Proteins from a single region of Anser cygnoides isolate HZ-2024a breed goose chromosome 18, Taihu_goose_T2T_genome, whole genome shotgun sequence:
- the LOC136786316 gene encoding aldehyde dehydrogenase family 3 member A2-like: MEGMQQVVGRARAAFGSGRCRPLEFRMQQLKNLERMVREKEEEIAAALRADLHKSGHNAYTHEILTVLGELALVMEKLPSWAAPQPVKKNLLTMRDEAYIYPEPLGVVLVIGAWNYPFVLVMQPLIGAIAAGNAVVVKPSEVSEHMSQLIADILPQYLDQELYPVVTGGVPETTELLTQRFDHILYTGNSAVGKIVMAAAAKHLTPVTLELGGKSPCYIDKNCDLAVACRRITWGKYVNCGQTCLAPDYVLCEPSIQSQVVEYIKANLQEFYGEDVKKSPDYERIINKRHFERIVSLLEGQKIAHGGETDEASLFIAPTVLTDVSPESKVMEEEIFGPVLPILSVKGVDEAIEFINSREKPLALYVFSNDKKVIKRVITETSSGGVTVNDVIMHFFLPTLPFGGVGNSGMGTYHGKHSFETFSHRRACLIKDLKLEGLNKFRYMPNSQKKVDWTKFFVLNRFNKV; the protein is encoded by the exons ATGGAGGGGATGCAGCAGGTCGTGGGGCGGGCCAGGGCGGCCTTCGGCTCGGGACGGTGCCGCCCGCTGGAGTTCAGgatgcagcagctgaagaaccTGGAGCGGATGGTgcgggagaaggaggaggagatcGCGGCGGCCCTGCGGGCGGATCTGCACAAG TCCGGGCACAACGCGTACACCCACGAGATCCTGAccgtgctgggggagctggcccTGGTCATGGAGAAGCTGCCGTCGTgggcggccccgcagccggtGAAGAAGAACCTGCTGACGATGCGGGACGAGGCGTACATCTACCCCGAGCCGCTGGGGGTGGTGCTGGTGATCGGAGCGTGGAACTACCCCTTCGTCCTGGTGATGCAGCCGCTGATCGGGGCCATCGCAGCAG GCAATGCAGTGGTGGTGAAGCCGTCAGAGGTCAGCGAACACATGTCCCAGCTGATCGCTGATATCCTCCCCCAGTACCTGGATCAG GAGCTGTACCCGGTGGTCACGGGAGGAGTGCCTGAGACAACAGAGCTGCTGACGCAGAGATTCGACCACATCCTCTACACCGGGAACAGCGCCGTGGGCAAAATCGTGATGGCAGCGGCTGCCAAGCACCTGACGCCCGTCACCCTGGAGCTGGGTGGGAAGAGCCCCTGCTACATCGACAAGAACTGCGACCTGGCCGTCGCCTGCAG GCGGATAACGTGGGGGAAGTACGTGAACTGTGGGCAAACCTGCCTTGCCCCAGACTACGTCCTGTGCGAGCCATCCATCCAGAGCCAGGTGGTGGAGTACATTAAGGCAAATCTGCAG GAGTTCTACGGGGAAGATGTGAAGAAGTCTCCGGATTACGAGAGGATCATCAACAAGCGTCACTTCGAGAGGATCGTGAGCCTGCTGGAAGGCCAGAAGATCGCCCACGGGGGAGAGACGGATGAGGCCTCCCTCTTTATAG CACCCACCGTCCTGACGGACGTTTCTCCGGAGTCCAAGGTGATGGAGGAGGAGATCTTTGGCCCGGTGCTTCCGATTTTGTCAGTGAAGGGCGTGGACGAAGCCATTGAGTTCATCAACAGTCGGGAGAAGCCCCTTGCCCTCTATGTCTTCTCCAACGACAAGAAG GTAATCAAGAGAGTCATCACAGAAACCTCCAGTGGGGGCGTCACTGTAAATGATGTCATCATGCATTTCTTCCTCCCAACCTTACCCTTTGGTGGTGTCG GGAACAGCGGGATGGGCACCTACCACGGCAAGCACAGCTTTGAGACCTTCTCCCACCGCCGTGCCTGCTTGATCAAGGACCTGAAGTTGGAGGGTTTGAACAAATTCCGGTACATGCCTAACAGCCAGAAGAAGGTGGATTGGACCAAGTTCTTCGTTTTGAACCGGTTTAACAAGGTCTGA